A DNA window from Malus domestica chromosome 12, GDT2T_hap1 contains the following coding sequences:
- the LOC103450031 gene encoding exonuclease V, chloroplastic-like isoform X2 has protein sequence MAANSRFPAETLDDIVRYYKNTCSMLPSTHDQLLLRYELQKDHSLLGEDEFAYDYDWVKNQIQGCLEFWLGERETSYTPKDEGWKCKFCQYSSVCPTRRAKSANYTNTPS, from the exons ATGGCTGCTAACTCAAGGTTCCCAGCAGAG ACCCTTGATGACATAGTGAGATACTACAAAAACACATGTAGCATGCTGCCCTCTACACATGACCAGCTGCTATTGAG ATATGAGTTACAGAAAGATCATTCGTTACTTGGTGAAGATGAGTTTGCATACGACTATGATTGGGTCAAGAATCAAATACAGGGTTGTCTTGAGTTCTGGTTAGGAGAGCGAGAAACAAGTTACACTCCTAAGGATGAGGGATGGAAATGCAAGTTCTGTCAATATTCTTCTGTTTGCCCCACTAGACGTGCAAAGTCTGCAAACTATACTAATACACCAAGTTAG
- the LOC103450031 gene encoding exonuclease V, chloroplastic-like isoform X1: protein MEEIREMAANSRFPAETLDDIVRYYKNTCSMLPSTHDQLLLRYELQKDHSLLGEDEFAYDYDWVKNQIQGCLEFWLGERETSYTPKDEGWKCKFCQYSSVCPTRRAKSANYTNTPS, encoded by the exons ATGGAAG AAATCAGAGAGATGGCTGCTAACTCAAGGTTCCCAGCAGAG ACCCTTGATGACATAGTGAGATACTACAAAAACACATGTAGCATGCTGCCCTCTACACATGACCAGCTGCTATTGAG ATATGAGTTACAGAAAGATCATTCGTTACTTGGTGAAGATGAGTTTGCATACGACTATGATTGGGTCAAGAATCAAATACAGGGTTGTCTTGAGTTCTGGTTAGGAGAGCGAGAAACAAGTTACACTCCTAAGGATGAGGGATGGAAATGCAAGTTCTGTCAATATTCTTCTGTTTGCCCCACTAGACGTGCAAAGTCTGCAAACTATACTAATACACCAAGTTAG